The genomic window TACCAGGAGGCCGCCGATGCCCTGGGCATTCCGGTCGGCACCCTCATGTCCCGCCTGTCCCGCGCCCGCACCGCCTTGCGCCAGCTGGATCAACCCAGCGCGCCAGAGGCTCATGCGCCGAACAGGGCCCCGTCCTTCCCACCCGTTTCGCTCAAACTGGTCAGGCGTTCCCATGGCAAAGAATGACTCCGCCCGAACAGACACTGTCACCGAGTTTGACCTTCAGGCCTATATGGATGGCCAGCTCGATGAGGCGCGCCGCATCGAGGTGGAAGACTACCTCTCCCGCCACCCGGAAGCGGCAGCCGAGGTCATGGCATCCCTCCGCACGGCGGATGCCCTGCGCCTGCTGGCCCAGGGGCAGCCTGCGCCGTCGGCGCGCCTGCTTGAGGATGCCACCCGCCTTCAGCAGGGGCTGAGGCGGCAGGCATGGCGGCGCCACGTCTTGCGGCTTACCGGCCTTGCTGCTGCCATCACGGCCGGCTGGATCATCTTCAGCGCCATTCAGCCGTTCGGCGATGCAAACCAGAGCGAGGCCGCCACCCTCGCCTTTGTCGACGATGCGATGGATGCCCAGCGGGCGCTTGCCTTGCGTCAGCGCATGGCCTCGCAGGTCGAAACCGTCACCTACAACCCAGCGGAGTTGTGGCTGGAGACCAACCTGGCCATGCCCACCCTGCCGCCATCGTGGCGCGTGCGGGACGTGCAGATCTACCCGTGGGATGAAGGCTACAGCATCGGCGTCACTGCCGATGCCGGCCCCCTGGGCACAGTCACCCTGTTTGTCGCCCCGCGCCCCGCCGAGTTGAAGCAGACCTTCCAGACCGCGCGTGTCGGGGATGCCTCCGCCGCCTTCTGGCAGTCGGGCGATCTGGCCTACGCTCTTATCGGCCACACCTCCGCGCCCCTGTTGCAGGAGGCCGCCGTGCAGTTGTCGGCCAACCTCGCGCTTCCGCCTGGCAACCCAACGGTCTTTCCCTCGTCTCCCCACTGAGCCTGGCAGCCCCCACGCTGTTGCGTTCGCTTTCCCCCTGTCGTTTTCCCCTTGGAATACCCCCGAAATGCTTGTCGATCTTCATGAAGCCCCCGAGGGGCTGACCATTAATACCGATGTCTGCATCGTCGGCAGCGGCGTAGCCGGACTGACGCTCGCCCGCACCCTGCTGGCCCAGGGGTTGCACGTCTGCCTGCTGGAAAGCGGCGGGCGCGACCACGAAGACCCCGTTCACCGTCTCAACGACGGCGAGAACACCGGTTTCCCCTACTACGAGCTACAGGAATCGCGCCTGCGGCTGCTGGGCGGCACCACCGCCATCTGGGGCGGCCGCCTGGCTGAACTGGACCCGGAGGATTTCGAGGCCAAGCCCTGGGTTGCCCACAGCGGCTGGCCGATTTCCAAGGATGACCTCGCGAACCATTACCGGGCCGCGTGGGAGACCTTCGAGATGCCGCCGGAGGCCGCCCTGCCCGACTGGTTGAGCAACGAGGCCAGCCGGCTTGAGCGAGACTCCGCCTCGGCCCTGCAAGTCGGCTACTGGCGGTTCGATACCCGCTTCAACCGTTTCACCCATCGCAACACGGATGATGTAACCGGGCACGCTCGCGCGCAGGTCTGGCTCCATGCCACCGTCACCCGCATTCAGGCCGCCGAGGATGGCAGCCGTATCGACCATGTGGTTGCTCGCGATCTGCGCGGAAACAAGGCCATTGTGCAGGCTCGCCAGTACGTGCTGGCCGCAGGCGGCATCGAGAACGCCCGGCTGCTGCTTGCCTCCAACGACATCTGGAAGAGCGGCCTTGGCAACGCCTACGATCAGGTGGGCCGTTACTTCATGGAGCACCCCCACGCCCGCGGCGGGCGGGTGGAGACGGCGAGAAGCTGGCCGCTGCTGCGCGTTCTGGCCCGTTCACACCGCCATCAGGGCACGCGTCTTGCTGCCCTGCTGCGGCCAAGCCGTGCCCTGCAGCAGCGGGAAGGCATCCTCAACACCGCCTTCACCCTCGGCGCGCGCCAGCCCGCCGATGCCGCCATGTTCCTGCCGGTCAAGCTGTACAACACCCTCAAGCACCGCCTGCCGCCGACCGAAGCCGGCCGACGGCTATGGATGGTCACCAAGCAGGGCGCGGTGTGGCTGCACGAGCGGATCGATCCCCTGCGTCCGTGGCTGATGTTGAAGGCCGGGCGCCGCGAACTGGCGATCGTGGTGCGCGCAGAGCAGGCTCCCAACCCAAACAGCCGGGTGCGCCTGGGCCGCGAGCGCGACGCCTTTGGCATTCCGAAGGTGGAGCTCGACTGGCGATTCAGCGACATCGACAAGCGTACCCTCCAGGTGCTCGCCCGTCATTTCGATGCGACCTTGCGCCAGGGCAGGATCGGTCGCGTGGAGCCGGAGGACTGGCTGGGCGAAAATGGCCCGCTGTGGCAGACGGATCCGCTGGTCAGCTCCCATGCCATCGGCGGCTACCACCATATGGGCTCCACCCGCATGTCCGCCAGCCCGCGCACGGGCGTGGTCGACGCCGACTGCCAGGTTCACGGTATCGACAATCTCTATGTGGCGGGCAGCTCGGTCTTTCCCACCTCGGGCTGGGCCAACCCCACCCTCACCATCGCCGCCCTTGCCATCCGCCTGGGCGAACATCTCGCCGCCCGAAGCAAGCGGGAAGAATTTTTCACCCCGCACGCCATCTACGCCAATCCCCGACGGCAAGCGGCGGGATGAGT from Pedomonas mirosovicensis includes these protein-coding regions:
- a CDS encoding FAD-dependent oxidoreductase codes for the protein MLVDLHEAPEGLTINTDVCIVGSGVAGLTLARTLLAQGLHVCLLESGGRDHEDPVHRLNDGENTGFPYYELQESRLRLLGGTTAIWGGRLAELDPEDFEAKPWVAHSGWPISKDDLANHYRAAWETFEMPPEAALPDWLSNEASRLERDSASALQVGYWRFDTRFNRFTHRNTDDVTGHARAQVWLHATVTRIQAAEDGSRIDHVVARDLRGNKAIVQARQYVLAAGGIENARLLLASNDIWKSGLGNAYDQVGRYFMEHPHARGGRVETARSWPLLRVLARSHRHQGTRLAALLRPSRALQQREGILNTAFTLGARQPADAAMFLPVKLYNTLKHRLPPTEAGRRLWMVTKQGAVWLHERIDPLRPWLMLKAGRRELAIVVRAEQAPNPNSRVRLGRERDAFGIPKVELDWRFSDIDKRTLQVLARHFDATLRQGRIGRVEPEDWLGENGPLWQTDPLVSSHAIGGYHHMGSTRMSASPRTGVVDADCQVHGIDNLYVAGSSVFPTSGWANPTLTIAALAIRLGEHLAARSKREEFFTPHAIYANPRRQAAG
- a CDS encoding anti-sigma factor family protein, with product MAKNDSARTDTVTEFDLQAYMDGQLDEARRIEVEDYLSRHPEAAAEVMASLRTADALRLLAQGQPAPSARLLEDATRLQQGLRRQAWRRHVLRLTGLAAAITAGWIIFSAIQPFGDANQSEAATLAFVDDAMDAQRALALRQRMASQVETVTYNPAELWLETNLAMPTLPPSWRVRDVQIYPWDEGYSIGVTADAGPLGTVTLFVAPRPAELKQTFQTARVGDASAAFWQSGDLAYALIGHTSAPLLQEAAVQLSANLALPPGNPTVFPSSPH